A region from the uncultured Macellibacteroides sp. genome encodes:
- a CDS encoding DUF1080 domain-containing protein — translation MKITKKLVNRLGSACVCAAACVLTLTSCGEAQQNVLTPQEEADGWKLLFDGKTLAGWKDYNGTTLTQPWGVVDGCIQATGGGSDASGYIVTDKQYENFELSWDWKLSKGGNSGMLYHVVERPDFAVPYVTGPEYQLIDEPNFAEPLEAWQKLGVDYAMHLPDTTKMKVNPQGEWNNSKIVFDNGHVEHWLNGQKIVEFEAWTDDWFAKKNSGKWNDAPEYGLAKKGVICLQDHGYPASFRNIKIKELPRKTKETALFNGVDLTGWEVYGTEQWYVKDSLLICESGPDKQYGYLGTREYYDDFDFTAEFKQEADGNSGIFIRSTVGDSVKVNGWQVEVAPKGMDTGGIYESYGREWLVQIPDEKENILKPGEWNTMRIKVQGDNVTTWLNGQEMVNLTDEKIGKGQGRIALQIHDGGGIKVLWRNLVVKTL, via the coding sequence ATGAAAATTACTAAAAAACTCGTTAACAGATTGGGATCTGCCTGTGTATGCGCAGCGGCTTGTGTATTAACCTTGACAAGTTGTGGAGAAGCTCAGCAAAATGTCCTCACTCCTCAGGAAGAAGCCGACGGATGGAAATTATTATTTGATGGCAAAACATTGGCCGGATGGAAGGATTACAACGGAACAACCCTTACTCAACCTTGGGGAGTTGTTGACGGATGTATCCAGGCAACGGGCGGTGGCAGCGATGCCAGTGGTTATATTGTAACCGACAAGCAGTACGAAAACTTTGAACTATCCTGGGATTGGAAACTATCCAAAGGCGGAAACAGCGGTATGTTATATCACGTGGTTGAACGTCCGGACTTTGCTGTTCCTTACGTAACCGGTCCGGAATATCAGCTGATAGACGAACCTAATTTTGCCGAACCATTGGAAGCCTGGCAGAAATTAGGTGTAGATTACGCCATGCATTTGCCGGATACAACAAAAATGAAAGTAAATCCGCAGGGAGAATGGAACAACTCTAAAATTGTATTCGATAATGGCCATGTTGAACATTGGCTAAACGGACAAAAAATCGTTGAATTCGAAGCATGGACCGACGATTGGTTTGCTAAGAAAAACAGTGGAAAATGGAATGATGCTCCCGAGTACGGATTGGCCAAAAAAGGCGTAATTTGTCTTCAGGATCATGGATATCCTGCCTCTTTCCGCAATATCAAGATCAAAGAATTACCAAGAAAGACCAAGGAAACAGCTTTGTTTAACGGCGTAGATCTTACCGGATGGGAAGTTTACGGAACAGAACAGTGGTACGTAAAAGATAGTCTGTTAATTTGCGAAAGTGGTCCGGATAAACAATACGGTTACCTGGGAACCCGCGAATATTACGACGATTTCGACTTTACTGCAGAATTCAAACAGGAAGCAGATGGCAACTCGGGCATCTTTATCCGTTCTACCGTAGGCGATAGTGTAAAGGTTAACGGCTGGCAGGTTGAAGTGGCTCCCAAGGGAATGGATACCGGTGGTATTTATGAATCTTATGGCCGCGAATGGCTGGTTCAGATCCCGGACGAAAAAGAAAATATCCTTAAACCGGGCGAATGGAATACCATGCGCATCAAGGTTCAGGGCGACAATGTAACTACCTGGCTGAACGGACAGGAAATGGTTAACCTAACCGACGAAAAGATAGGAAAAGGTCAGGGACGCATTGCTCTTCAGATCCATGATGGTGGCGGAATTAAAGTTCTCTGGCGGAATCTTGTTGTAAAGACGTTATAA
- a CDS encoding DUF2723 domain-containing protein, whose translation MGKYKLINNALGWLTFAISSIVYLMTMEPTASFWDCGEFISSAFKLEVGHPPGAPFFMLTANLFTQFASDPSQVAVMVNSMSALFSGLTILFLFWSITHLARRIIVKEGEEVTTAQLIAIMGSGLVGALAYAFSDTFWFSAVEGEVYAYSSLFTAVVFWLILKWEAVADKPHADRWMVLIAYLMGLSIGVHLLNLLCIPAIVLVYYYKKFPNPTLKGTAVSLLISFAIIAIMMYGVVQGLVEVCGWFELLLVNQMGMPYNSGVFAYVVVLLGVLAWAIYETMVAEPNKTRLNIAFILSVTLIGIPFIGSGYVLGIILIIALTAYLFVAKKTNIQLLNTILVSLLVIVVGYSSYALILVRSSAETPMDQNSPKDIFTLRTYLAREQYGKVPLIYGQTYVSEVKRENQGGTCAAVTKEGAPTWSRVIKKDKSEKDKYYVSRYETEYEYIDELDMLFPRMHSNDGRHVSAYQEWAQVKGEPVRFNRCGEDVTVMKPTFAENIRFFVSYQLNFMYWRYFMWNFSGRQNDLQGNGEVDKGNWITGISAIDSVMVGPQDEMPYDIANNKGHNVYYLLPLLLGIIGLLYQAYAGDKGIQSFWVTFFLFFMTGIAIVLYLNQTPYQPRERDYAYAGSFYAFCIWIGFGVAGLAKVLEKYGKMPAIAAASVATVASLLVPIQMAAQNWDDHDRSDRYVARDFGINYLESCEPNAVIFTNGDNDTFPLWYAQEVEGVRTDIRVCNTSYLQTDWYIDQMKRQAYESEPLPISWNRSDYVQGTRDVAYIFPMTDQAIDLNTALNFVRSNDPKYKKIPGINQALDYIPSQKLIYKVDSAAALKSGVIKSEDAGLMLKEMTIDLKDKEVLGKQELIVLDMLQTNNWKRPIYYAVTVSPDQFVKLDGYFQQTGLAYQIVPMHTQGTDKAVNSERMFDNVMNKFKWGGVSNPNVYLDENTMRMCKSFRMALFSKLASTLINEGKNDKALQVLDKAMEVLPAKTVPLDYSALSLGEFYFTLNQPKKAEAIFNGIADNSIRSLRWYFRLNPNQMASIMGDVEHNLAVLQEVLRIAKQYNPEFGKAFQEEFDNYRMAYGSVRKQ comes from the coding sequence ATGGGAAAATATAAACTAATCAACAACGCACTGGGCTGGCTTACTTTTGCCATCTCTTCGATCGTTTATTTGATGACTATGGAACCCACCGCCAGCTTTTGGGATTGCGGTGAGTTTATCTCTTCTGCCTTTAAACTGGAAGTAGGACACCCCCCCGGAGCACCGTTCTTTATGCTGACAGCCAACCTGTTCACCCAGTTTGCTTCGGATCCTTCGCAGGTAGCCGTGATGGTTAACTCGATGAGTGCCCTGTTCAGCGGACTCACCATCTTATTCTTGTTCTGGAGTATCACTCACCTTGCCCGCCGGATTATTGTAAAAGAAGGCGAAGAGGTAACAACCGCCCAGCTTATTGCCATTATGGGCAGTGGTCTTGTGGGAGCATTGGCCTACGCATTTAGCGATACGTTCTGGTTCAGTGCGGTGGAAGGCGAAGTATATGCTTACTCGTCGCTGTTTACTGCCGTTGTATTCTGGCTGATCCTGAAATGGGAAGCCGTTGCCGACAAACCTCATGCCGACAGATGGATGGTGTTGATTGCTTATCTGATGGGACTTAGTATTGGTGTTCACTTGCTGAACCTGCTTTGTATTCCTGCCATTGTACTGGTGTATTATTATAAGAAATTCCCTAACCCTACACTTAAAGGTACTGCCGTATCACTGTTGATATCCTTTGCAATTATCGCCATCATGATGTATGGTGTTGTTCAAGGTCTGGTTGAAGTATGCGGCTGGTTTGAATTGTTGCTGGTAAACCAAATGGGCATGCCTTATAATTCGGGTGTATTTGCCTATGTAGTTGTATTGCTGGGAGTTCTTGCCTGGGCAATCTACGAAACCATGGTTGCCGAACCCAATAAAACGCGTCTTAATATTGCCTTTATTCTTTCAGTAACTCTTATCGGTATCCCATTTATTGGGAGTGGCTATGTATTAGGTATTATCCTTATTATTGCCTTGACAGCCTATTTGTTTGTTGCCAAAAAGACTAACATTCAGCTGTTGAATACCATTCTGGTATCCTTGCTGGTTATCGTTGTTGGTTATTCTTCGTATGCACTGATACTGGTTCGTTCGTCGGCCGAAACGCCTATGGATCAGAACTCACCCAAAGATATCTTTACTTTACGCACGTATCTTGCCCGCGAACAGTACGGCAAAGTGCCTCTTATCTACGGTCAGACATACGTTTCTGAAGTAAAACGCGAAAATCAGGGAGGTACTTGTGCCGCTGTAACGAAGGAAGGAGCGCCTACCTGGAGCCGCGTAATCAAGAAAGACAAATCAGAAAAAGACAAGTACTACGTATCCCGTTACGAAACGGAATACGAATACATAGACGAACTTGACATGCTTTTCCCTCGTATGCACAGTAATGACGGTCGTCATGTTAGCGCTTATCAGGAATGGGCTCAGGTAAAAGGCGAGCCGGTCAGATTTAACCGTTGTGGCGAAGATGTGACGGTTATGAAGCCTACTTTTGCCGAAAACATCCGGTTCTTCGTTTCTTATCAGCTTAATTTTATGTACTGGCGTTACTTTATGTGGAACTTCTCCGGTCGCCAGAACGACCTTCAGGGTAATGGCGAAGTGGACAAAGGAAACTGGATTACCGGAATCAGTGCCATCGATTCGGTTATGGTTGGTCCGCAGGATGAAATGCCTTACGACATTGCCAATAATAAAGGGCACAACGTTTACTATCTGCTGCCATTGTTGTTGGGTATAATCGGACTTCTTTACCAGGCCTATGCAGGCGATAAGGGAATTCAATCCTTCTGGGTTACTTTCTTTTTGTTCTTTATGACCGGTATTGCCATTGTTCTTTATCTGAATCAGACTCCTTACCAACCGCGCGAACGAGACTACGCCTATGCCGGTTCGTTCTATGCATTTTGTATCTGGATAGGATTCGGTGTGGCTGGATTAGCCAAAGTTCTGGAAAAATACGGAAAGATGCCTGCCATTGCCGCAGCTTCTGTTGCAACTGTTGCCAGTTTGCTTGTTCCCATTCAGATGGCTGCTCAAAACTGGGACGATCACGACCGTTCGGACCGTTATGTTGCCCGCGACTTTGGTATCAATTACCTGGAATCCTGCGAGCCTAATGCCGTTATATTTACAAATGGAGATAACGATACTTTCCCATTGTGGTATGCACAGGAAGTGGAAGGCGTTCGTACAGATATACGTGTATGTAATACCAGCTATCTGCAGACCGACTGGTACATCGATCAGATGAAACGTCAGGCTTACGAGTCGGAGCCGCTGCCTATTTCATGGAACAGATCCGATTACGTGCAGGGAACCCGCGATGTAGCTTATATATTCCCGATGACCGACCAGGCTATCGATCTGAATACGGCATTGAACTTCGTTCGCAGCAACGATCCTAAATACAAAAAGATTCCCGGAATCAATCAGGCACTGGATTATATTCCTTCGCAAAAACTGATTTATAAGGTTGATTCGGCCGCTGCGCTTAAAAGCGGAGTGATTAAGTCGGAAGATGCTGGTCTTATGCTTAAGGAAATGACCATTGATTTGAAGGACAAGGAAGTTCTTGGAAAGCAGGAACTGATTGTTTTGGATATGTTGCAGACCAACAACTGGAAGCGCCCCATCTATTATGCGGTAACTGTTAGTCCCGATCAGTTTGTAAAACTGGATGGATATTTCCAACAGACAGGTCTGGCCTATCAGATTGTTCCGATGCATACGCAAGGAACCGATAAGGCTGTAAACTCCGAGCGCATGTTCGACAATGTGATGAACAAGTTCAAATGGGGAGGTGTAAGCAATCCCAATGTATACCTGGACGAAAATACAATGCGCATGTGTAAAAGCTTCCGTATGGCATTGTTCAGCAAATTGGCTTCTACCCTGATCAACGAAGGAAAGAACGATAAAGCACTTCAGGTACTTGATAAAGCGATGGAAGTTCTTCCCGCTAAGACCGTTCCGCTGGATTACAGCGCCCTTTCGCTGGGAGAATTCTACTTTACCTTGAATCAGCCGAAGAAAGCCGAGGCAATTTTCAACGGTATTGCTGATAATTCTATTCGCAGCCTGCGTTGGTACTTCCGTTTAAATCCGAATCAGATGGCTTCCATTATGGGCGATGTTGAACACAACCTGGCCGTATTGCAGGAAGTTCTTCGGATTGCAAAACAGTACAACCCGGAATTTGGCAAAGCATTCCAGGAAGAATTTGATAATTACCGTATGGCTTACGGTTCAGTACGCAAACAGTAA
- a CDS encoding polysaccharide deacetylase family protein, giving the protein MFIEQPPFLYRALFPGVIWRIPAKKKCVYLTFDDGPIPEVTPWVLDTLDKYGIKATFFCVGDNVRKYPEVYQMVLDRGHKVGNHTFNHIQGIRFWTKNYVANVKKAAELIKSNLFRPPHGHMRFPQVMWLRLNYKIIMWDVVTRDYSPHMTPNGVFNVVKNYTRNGSIIVFHDSLKSENNMKNALPRSIEWLQKEGYEFKILE; this is encoded by the coding sequence ATGTTTATAGAACAACCCCCGTTCCTTTACAGAGCGTTGTTTCCAGGGGTAATCTGGAGAATTCCCGCCAAGAAGAAGTGTGTATATCTCACCTTCGACGACGGACCAATTCCCGAGGTTACCCCTTGGGTTTTGGATACTCTCGACAAATATGGTATAAAGGCCACCTTCTTTTGTGTTGGCGACAATGTCCGCAAGTACCCCGAAGTCTACCAGATGGTGCTTGACCGGGGACATAAAGTGGGCAACCACACCTTCAACCATATTCAGGGTATCAGATTCTGGACAAAGAATTATGTGGCCAATGTAAAGAAAGCCGCAGAGTTGATAAAGAGCAATTTGTTTCGCCCTCCTCACGGTCACATGCGGTTTCCGCAAGTGATGTGGCTGCGGCTCAACTATAAAATTATTATGTGGGACGTGGTAACACGCGATTATAGTCCGCATATGACGCCCAACGGCGTATTTAATGTCGTTAAGAACTATACACGCAACGGCTCCATCATTGTGTTTCACGATTCCTTGAAATCGGAGAATAACATGAAGAATGCGTTGCCCCGTTCTATCGAATGGCTTCAAAAAGAAGGATACGAGTTTAAAATATTGGAATGA
- the queG gene encoding tRNA epoxyqueuosine(34) reductase QueG — protein sequence MISEQRIKEEAMRLGFAACGISEAGPASSEASYFDNWLAEGNHAGMRFMENYRDLRLDPAGLLDGARSIISVAMNYYPAVRQPEDVPQLAYYAYGKDYHDVMKEKLAQLVAFIRREVDMNARCFTDSAPILERYWAWKAGLGWIGKNTHLIIPGKGSYFFLGEIVTDLYLTPDSPMENRCGQCTRCMDACPTKAIEAPKKLNAGKCISYLTIENQEEIPEELASLTGNRIYGCDTCQQVCPWNRFAHPADEASFRMNDELAAMTAQKWYSLSREEYTRLFKGSAVKRAKFEGLQRNIANYQKNNNTTKI from the coding sequence ATGATTTCCGAACAACGGATAAAGGAAGAGGCTATGCGCCTGGGGTTCGCTGCTTGCGGGATCTCGGAAGCCGGCCCGGCCAGCAGCGAAGCATCCTATTTTGACAACTGGCTGGCCGAAGGGAATCATGCGGGTATGAGGTTCATGGAAAACTACCGTGACCTTCGTCTTGATCCTGCCGGATTACTGGATGGCGCCCGTTCTATTATATCCGTTGCGATGAATTACTATCCTGCGGTAAGACAACCGGAGGATGTTCCTCAGCTTGCTTACTACGCGTATGGCAAAGATTACCACGACGTGATGAAGGAAAAGCTTGCTCAACTGGTTGCCTTTATTCGTCGCGAAGTGGATATGAACGCCCGTTGTTTTACCGACTCAGCTCCCATTTTGGAAAGATACTGGGCCTGGAAAGCCGGACTTGGCTGGATTGGGAAAAACACCCACCTCATCATTCCCGGCAAAGGTTCTTACTTTTTCCTTGGAGAGATCGTTACCGACCTGTACCTCACACCGGACAGCCCTATGGAAAATAGGTGCGGCCAATGTACCCGTTGCATGGATGCTTGTCCCACAAAGGCAATCGAAGCTCCAAAAAAGCTGAACGCAGGAAAGTGTATCTCGTACCTCACCATCGAAAACCAGGAAGAGATTCCCGAAGAGCTTGCTTCGTTAACGGGAAACCGTATATACGGTTGCGATACCTGCCAGCAGGTTTGCCCCTGGAACCGGTTTGCACACCCCGCCGACGAAGCTTCTTTCAGGATGAACGACGAGCTTGCCGCCATGACAGCTCAGAAGTGGTACTCTCTATCCCGTGAAGAGTACACCCGCCTCTTCAAAGGATCGGCCGTGAAGCGTGCCAAGTTTGAGGGGTTACAACGTAACATTGCAAATTATCAAAAGAATAATAACACAACTAAGATTTAG
- a CDS encoding S28 family serine protease, with the protein MKRISHLLLLFLLIAVTAGAAPKALKEKLASLQGIESVDTLSSDYFTEKYVVTVRQPLDHQHPEKGSFTQRVVVSHVGYDRPTVLITEGYSGDYGLNPRYREELSGIFNTNMIFVEHRYFSGSVPDSLNWDYLTAENSAYDLHHITQLFKQIYQEKWISTGISKGGQTALIYRAFFPNDVDITVPYVAPVSRSAEDGRHEPFISHVSDTQSRETILNFQREVLKRRETMLPLLEKLCNEKQLTFRIPMNEVLDYCVLEYSFAFWQWGTPVSTIPATSATDDELFRHLAEISGPEYFAKDQPTQAFFIQAARELGYYGYDTEPFKGLLSIQSSKGYLERIMLPEGVRISFRPELYQKLTRFVAESDPKLIFVYGEYDPWTSVGMTQLKGKKNMFAAVQPKGSHRARINSLPDSLRNKVIKRLTKWLEE; encoded by the coding sequence ATGAAAAGAATCAGCCATCTGCTTCTCCTGTTTCTGCTTATTGCGGTAACGGCAGGCGCAGCACCTAAAGCACTAAAGGAAAAACTTGCTTCCTTGCAGGGAATCGAATCTGTCGACACCTTGTCGTCCGACTATTTTACTGAGAAATACGTAGTAACGGTTCGCCAGCCTCTGGATCACCAGCACCCCGAAAAGGGATCGTTCACACAGCGTGTGGTGGTTAGCCACGTTGGATACGACCGCCCCACGGTACTGATTACCGAAGGATACAGCGGCGACTACGGACTTAATCCGCGTTACCGTGAGGAACTTTCAGGCATTTTCAATACCAATATGATATTTGTAGAGCACCGCTACTTCTCTGGTTCTGTTCCTGATTCACTCAACTGGGACTATCTTACTGCCGAAAACTCGGCATACGACCTGCATCATATCACCCAACTTTTCAAACAAATCTATCAGGAGAAATGGATCAGCACCGGAATTAGCAAAGGCGGACAAACAGCCTTGATCTACCGGGCTTTCTTTCCAAATGATGTAGATATAACCGTTCCCTACGTAGCTCCCGTAAGCCGTTCGGCCGAAGATGGGCGTCACGAGCCATTTATCAGCCACGTATCCGACACGCAATCAAGAGAAACAATCCTGAACTTTCAGCGCGAAGTATTGAAACGAAGAGAGACCATGCTTCCTCTGCTCGAAAAACTCTGCAACGAGAAGCAACTAACCTTCCGCATTCCGATGAATGAAGTGCTGGATTATTGCGTGCTGGAATACTCATTCGCCTTCTGGCAATGGGGAACTCCCGTATCAACCATTCCGGCAACATCGGCAACAGACGATGAACTATTCAGACACCTTGCGGAGATAAGCGGTCCGGAATACTTTGCAAAAGATCAGCCTACCCAGGCATTCTTTATTCAGGCAGCCCGCGAACTTGGCTATTACGGATATGATACCGAACCGTTCAAAGGGCTCCTTTCCATCCAAAGCAGCAAAGGATACCTGGAACGAATCATGCTGCCCGAAGGCGTTCGCATTTCATTCCGGCCGGAACTCTACCAAAAGTTAACCCGATTTGTTGCGGAATCCGATCCAAAACTTATCTTTGTATACGGAGAGTACGATCCATGGACTTCGGTAGGGATGACCCAATTAAAAGGAAAGAAAAATATGTTTGCCGCCGTTCAACCGAAGGGTAGTCACCGGGCACGTATAAATTCCCTGCCCGACTCCCTGCGCAATAAAGTTATCAAGCGCCTAACAAAATGGCTGGAAGAATAA
- a CDS encoding beta-N-acetylhexosaminidase yields the protein MKLKLISGILLSIFLVSCKTDTLVTYEVIPAPQSVEYKSGVLKLDKVVKVAYSADLSKEASFIKEALKSDFGVEAELVKEAKNADISLVMGKSGTSEKEDGYAVNVSSKGIKVSSSSATGIFYGIQTLRQIIQKKEEMLIVQKGTVSDSPRFSWRSFMLDEGRHFKGKEVVKQLLDEMALLKMNVFHWHLTEDQGWRIEIKKYPKLTEIGSFRDSTEINHFESNVFDGKPHSGFYTQEDIKEIVAYAADRHILVVPEIEMPGHASAAIAAYPWLGTTGKQINVPCKFGVQYDIFNVTDPKVIEFFTDVIDEVIALFPSPVFHIGGDEVRYNQWNESPEVKSYMEKNNIKTPAELQVFFTNKISNILAAKNKRMMGWNEITGAKLHEYQSENDTKEGNEKLADGTIVHFWKGDSSLILNTIHKGYDIVNSDNVYTYLDYDYKAISLQNAYDFNPIPAGLPKELETKVLGTGCQMWGEFIPTVETMNYKVYPRLAAYAEGGWTAAENKNYSRFKKALPHFLNRWSAMGIKYGPVE from the coding sequence ATGAAATTAAAACTCATCTCGGGGATATTACTCTCCATTTTCCTGGTTTCTTGCAAGACCGACACGCTTGTTACTTATGAAGTAATTCCGGCACCTCAATCGGTTGAATACAAAAGTGGCGTCTTGAAATTAGATAAAGTAGTGAAAGTCGCTTACTCAGCCGACCTTTCCAAAGAAGCATCCTTCATTAAAGAGGCTTTAAAATCCGATTTTGGAGTTGAAGCAGAACTGGTAAAGGAGGCTAAAAATGCGGACATCTCTTTGGTGATGGGTAAGTCAGGAACCTCAGAAAAAGAAGACGGATATGCAGTAAATGTAAGTTCGAAAGGTATAAAAGTTTCTTCTTCCTCTGCAACAGGTATATTTTACGGAATACAGACCCTGAGACAAATTATACAGAAGAAAGAAGAAATGCTGATTGTTCAAAAAGGGACTGTTAGCGATTCTCCCCGATTTTCATGGCGTTCCTTCATGTTGGACGAAGGTCGCCACTTCAAAGGAAAAGAGGTTGTCAAACAATTACTTGACGAAATGGCTCTTCTTAAAATGAATGTTTTCCATTGGCATTTAACCGAAGACCAGGGATGGAGAATTGAAATAAAGAAATATCCAAAGCTCACCGAAATAGGTTCGTTCCGCGACTCCACCGAAATCAATCACTTTGAAAGCAACGTATTTGACGGAAAGCCTCATAGCGGTTTCTATACACAGGAAGACATAAAGGAAATAGTAGCTTACGCCGCCGACCGTCATATCCTGGTGGTACCCGAAATAGAAATGCCCGGACATGCCAGTGCTGCGATAGCCGCTTATCCATGGCTTGGAACAACCGGTAAACAGATAAATGTTCCTTGCAAATTCGGTGTTCAATACGATATATTCAACGTAACAGATCCCAAAGTAATCGAATTCTTTACAGATGTGATCGACGAAGTAATTGCGCTGTTCCCTTCTCCCGTATTCCATATCGGCGGAGATGAGGTAAGATACAACCAGTGGAACGAATCTCCCGAAGTTAAATCGTACATGGAAAAGAACAACATAAAGACTCCTGCCGAATTACAGGTATTCTTCACCAACAAGATTTCAAACATACTTGCGGCCAAGAATAAAAGAATGATGGGCTGGAATGAAATTACGGGAGCTAAATTGCATGAGTATCAATCGGAAAATGACACCAAAGAGGGTAATGAAAAGTTGGCAGACGGAACGATCGTACACTTTTGGAAAGGTGATTCAAGCTTGATTTTGAATACCATCCACAAAGGTTATGATATTGTAAACTCCGATAACGTATATACCTACCTTGATTATGACTATAAAGCAATCTCTTTACAAAATGCTTACGACTTTAATCCTATTCCCGCCGGACTTCCCAAAGAATTAGAAACAAAAGTTTTAGGAACAGGTTGCCAGATGTGGGGAGAATTTATTCCTACCGTCGAAACCATGAATTATAAGGTTTATCCCCGTCTGGCTGCTTACGCAGAAGGAGGATGGACTGCTGCGGAGAATAAAAATTACAGCCGGTTTAAGAAAGCTTTGCCTCATTTTTTAAACCGCTGGTCAGCCATGGGAATTAAATACGGACCCGTTGAATAA
- a CDS encoding RNA polymerase sigma factor, which translates to MEDKILIAEIVDGQEASYACLYNKYVKDLFSYGMGLGFEREVIKDAIQDVFLKLLSNTKIIKEVTNVKFYLLRSLKNRLLDIHKNKIIYNEIDAEGLEFSIKVSVLDDLIEKEDRNILEHRIQNLLSNLTNRQREAISLRYMHEMEYEEIALLLEMTPKATRKLVSRAMERLRDQNLILIYFLLFCKI; encoded by the coding sequence ATGGAAGATAAGATTTTAATAGCAGAAATTGTGGACGGACAAGAGGCTTCCTATGCTTGTTTATACAACAAATATGTAAAAGATCTTTTTTCATATGGAATGGGACTGGGTTTCGAAAGAGAAGTTATAAAAGATGCCATTCAAGATGTCTTTCTTAAATTATTATCCAATACTAAAATTATAAAAGAGGTTACCAATGTTAAATTTTACCTTCTCAGAAGTTTAAAAAACAGGCTGCTGGATATACATAAAAACAAAATAATCTACAACGAAATAGATGCGGAGGGACTGGAATTCAGCATTAAGGTTTCTGTACTGGACGATTTGATTGAAAAAGAAGATCGAAATATCCTGGAACATCGAATCCAAAACCTTTTAAGCAACCTTACCAACAGACAAAGAGAAGCAATCAGTCTCCGCTATATGCATGAAATGGAGTACGAAGAGATCGCGTTGCTTTTGGAAATGACACCAAAAGCAACGCGCAAACTCGTTTCCAGGGCAATGGAACGTCTGCGGGATCAGAACTTAATTTTAATTTATTTTCTTCTTTTTTGTAAAATCTGA
- a CDS encoding FecR domain-containing protein, translating to MHQEDNYSEKHFLNNDRFLLWRISPDSELDTYWDNYIKTHPEHLDGFNRAIEIMSSVKMNEYSLSSKETDGMYALLQQEFKKKSKGKTRRLIFNYSAAACFALLCLIGSLYYIHTSSSLSNQLAAVADMKIDSTQVDVELIIRNDKKMILAEQSTIKYNSQGKVLVNDKEADVENKAVEGESNINTLKVPYGKRSVLILEDGTKVWVNSGTTLQFPSSFEPNKRTISVNGEIYIEVAKDANRPFFIKTTSFDVRVLGTKFNITAYSEDATQQLVLVQGSVEVNTAAKQQVIMRPNELFSLTNNKVSTKMVDVYDYISWKDGLFKFNSESLDVVLHRLSRYYRLKINCDEASKKKICSGKLVLFDDFDSVMKTISEILPIQYERKGDVINISSNP from the coding sequence ATGCACCAAGAAGATAACTATTCTGAAAAGCATTTTCTAAATAACGATCGTTTTCTGTTATGGAGGATTTCTCCTGATTCGGAATTGGATACCTATTGGGATAATTACATAAAAACTCATCCCGAACACCTGGATGGTTTTAACCGCGCCATCGAAATCATGTCGTCTGTCAAAATGAATGAATACTCCCTTTCATCCAAAGAAACAGACGGGATGTATGCGCTGCTTCAGCAAGAATTCAAGAAGAAATCAAAAGGCAAAACCCGCCGTCTTATTTTCAACTACTCGGCCGCCGCCTGTTTTGCACTGCTCTGTTTAATCGGGTCCTTGTACTATATACATACATCTTCATCTTTATCTAATCAACTGGCAGCAGTTGCAGATATGAAGATAGACAGTACACAAGTTGATGTTGAACTTATCATCCGCAACGATAAGAAGATGATTCTCGCGGAGCAATCCACCATTAAATACAATTCGCAGGGAAAAGTATTGGTTAACGATAAAGAAGCAGACGTAGAAAACAAGGCAGTTGAAGGAGAATCCAATATTAACACATTGAAAGTCCCCTACGGAAAACGTTCCGTACTAATCCTAGAAGACGGAACTAAAGTCTGGGTAAATTCAGGAACAACCTTACAGTTTCCCTCCTCATTCGAACCAAACAAACGAACCATCAGTGTAAACGGAGAAATTTACATCGAGGTAGCAAAAGATGCCAATCGTCCCTTCTTTATAAAAACAACCTCTTTCGATGTACGCGTACTTGGCACAAAATTCAACATAACCGCTTACAGTGAAGATGCCACCCAGCAATTAGTTCTTGTACAGGGCAGTGTGGAAGTAAATACAGCAGCCAAGCAACAAGTAATTATGCGTCCAAACGAATTATTTAGCTTAACCAACAACAAGGTAAGTACAAAAATGGTCGATGTATACGATTATATCAGCTGGAAAGACGGCCTATTTAAATTCAACAGCGAATCTCTTGATGTTGTACTGCATCGACTATCCAGATATTATAGGCTAAAAATAAATTGCGACGAAGCCTCAAAGAAAAAAATATGTTCCGGTAAACTTGTATTGTTTGATGATTTTGATAGTGTTATGAAAACAATTTCAGAAATACTACCCATACAATACGAGCGAAAAGGCGATGTGATTAATATAAGTAGTAACCCATAA